Sequence from the Candidatus Paceibacterota bacterium genome:
CTGCCGAATCAGCCGATTTTATCAGAAAACTGGCGGCAGAAAGGAAAGTTGACTCGATCTATCTTTTGACAAAACTTGGCAGATTCGTGGACAAGGAGGGGTACAAAGGAGAATATGTCATGGGCGCGACGATTAAAATATGCCTTTTATAAAAATATAAATTTTGACGGCGCCAAAGGTCCTGCTTAAAAGCCGGGCCTTTTCTTTTTTGTCCTTTTTTTGATTATAAAAAGTTTGGCGCAGGGATTGGTCTGTGCTATGTTTTTTGTATTAAGATGATTGAATTTAAAATACTTAAAAAATCCAAGAAATCGCGCGCCCGGCTGGGAATTTTAAAAACTCCGCACGGAGAAATAGAAACTCCGGCGCTTGTGACGGTTGCCACGCAGGCGAGCGTAAAAACTTTGACGAGCGAAGAAGCCGAAAGGGCCGGCAGCCAGCTTTTGATTGCCAATACTTTTCATCTGCATTTGAAACCGGGAGAAAAAATCATAAAATCTTCCGGCGGAATTCACGAATTTATGAATTGGCAAAAGCCGCTTATGACAGATTCGGGGGGATTTCAGGTTTTTAGTCTGGGGTTTGGCAGAGATTTGGGAGTGGGAAAAATACTTAAATATTTCAGCGGGGAAGAAAAGAAAGATATTGTTTTAAAAAACAGACAGCCGTCGTCGGTAAAAATAACGGATGACGGCGTAAAGTTTCGTTCGCCGATAGACGGCAAAGAATTTTTTTTGGGACCGAAAGAATCAATAAAAATACAGGAACAAATCGGGGCCGATATTATTTTCGCCTTTGATGAATGCACGCCGCCGCTGTCAAATTTTGAATACGCTAAAAAATCGCTGGAGCGGACGCATAAATGGGCGGAAGTCTGCTTGTCTAACCACAAAACCAGACAGGCGCTTTTTGGCATTATCCAGGGATCTCATTTTAAGGAACTCAGGGAAAAGGGCTCTAAATTTATAAATTCTTTAGGTTTTGACGGATATGGGATTGGCGGCGATTTGGGAAAAAGCAAAAGCGACATGAAAACGATTTTAGACTGGATCGTGCCTAACCTTGACGCTCAGAGACCCCGGCATCTTTTGGGTATCGGTCATCTGGAAGATATGATACCGAACATAAAATCTGGCATGGATACGTTTGACTGCATTACCCCGACTCATTATGCGAGGCACGGAACGGCATTTACGTCGTCGGGCCGTTTGGATATGAGACAGAAAAAATTTTTGAATACGTCAGCCGGCGGAAAAAAACCGCTTGACCCGAAATGCGGCTGCGAGGTTTGCCAAAATTACACCCGCTCTTACATTTCTCATCTTTTGCGCGCGAAAGAAATCACCGCCTTGCGCCTCTTAACTTTCCATAATCTGTATTTTTTCAATAACTATGTCGCGGAAATAAGAGAAAAAATAAAAGCGGGAAAATTGTGAAAAGAAAAAGATATTTTTTAAACGAAGTTTATAGTATAGTATGTGATATAATGAATTTTAACGTTCGGTTTTTTATCGGGTTTAAAACATTATTATTATGAAGCAGAGAAAATTTACGGGTATTCTGGGCATTTGGATAATAGTGCTGGCCTTTTTGGGGCTTTCTTCCACTCTCCACGCGGCGCTTTTGACCATAACCGGTTTGGCGATAGCGCTTTTGTCTTTTAAGCCGCGCGGTATGGTAAAATCAGACAAGGAGCTGATTGAAGATGTTGAAAAGGCGCATGAAGAATTTAAAAAATTCAACGCAAAAAATGCCGATGAAGACGAAAATGAAACAGAACAGGAAAAATAAAATTTATATTCTATGAATTTTATCCGTTCAAGATGGGCGCTTATTTCCATAGCGGCGATTTTTGGCATTTCGGCATACGCCGCGAATTTTTTATTTTCCAAAAAAGACGGTTACGTCGGGGCGGAGCCGGTTGTTTTTTCGCAGAACACGGAAGCTTCCGTTGAAGCGGCGGCGGAAGAATTGCCAAAAATTACTCATATCAAGACCCCGGCGTCTGTTAAGGCGATCTACATGACAAGCTGGGTTGCCGGCACGACGGATTGGCGCGAAAGTCTGGTGGAGTTGATAGATTCAACGGAATTGAATTCCATTGTGATAGACGTCAAAGATTATTCTGGACATCTTTCGTTTGAGCCGACCGACCCTGTTTTGAAAGAAATCGGTTCCGCGGAAAAACGCATTCCCGATGTCAAAGAATTTATAAACGAGCTTCATCAAAAAAATATTTATGTTATTGCCCGCATAAGCGTTTTTCAGGACCCTTTTATGGTAAAGGCAAGACCGGATTTGGCGGTGAAAAAAAATAACGGTTCGGTGTGGAAAGATTATAAAGGAATAACGTGGATAGACCCGGCTTCAAAGGAATACTGGGATTACATAATAAGAATTTCAAAAGAGTGTGAAAAATCCGGATTTGATGAACTGAATTTTGATTACATACGTTTTCCTTCCGACGGCAACATGAAAGATATCTCGTATGATTTTTGGGATGAAAAAACTCCGAAAGCCGAGGTGATGAAAAATTTTTATAAATACTTGTCTGGCGGGCTTAAAGAAATAGACATTACGCTTTCAGCGGATCTTTTTGGAATGACAACTTGGAACGAAGATGATTTGAACATAGGCCAAGTTTTGGGAGACGCGGGACAATATTTTGATTACGTGGCGCCTATGGTTTATCCGTCGCATTATCCCGCGACGTTTCAGGG
This genomic interval carries:
- the tgt gene encoding tRNA guanosine(34) transglycosylase Tgt; protein product: MIEFKILKKSKKSRARLGILKTPHGEIETPALVTVATQASVKTLTSEEAERAGSQLLIANTFHLHLKPGEKIIKSSGGIHEFMNWQKPLMTDSGGFQVFSLGFGRDLGVGKILKYFSGEEKKDIVLKNRQPSSVKITDDGVKFRSPIDGKEFFLGPKESIKIQEQIGADIIFAFDECTPPLSNFEYAKKSLERTHKWAEVCLSNHKTRQALFGIIQGSHFKELREKGSKFINSLGFDGYGIGGDLGKSKSDMKTILDWIVPNLDAQRPRHLLGIGHLEDMIPNIKSGMDTFDCITPTHYARHGTAFTSSGRLDMRQKKFLNTSAGGKKPLDPKCGCEVCQNYTRSYISHLLRAKEITALRLLTFHNLYFFNNYVAEIREKIKAGKL
- a CDS encoding putative glycoside hydrolase, which codes for MNFIRSRWALISIAAIFGISAYAANFLFSKKDGYVGAEPVVFSQNTEASVEAAAEELPKITHIKTPASVKAIYMTSWVAGTTDWRESLVELIDSTELNSIVIDVKDYSGHLSFEPTDPVLKEIGSAEKRIPDVKEFINELHQKNIYVIARISVFQDPFMVKARPDLAVKKNNGSVWKDYKGITWIDPASKEYWDYIIRISKECEKSGFDELNFDYIRFPSDGNMKDISYDFWDEKTPKAEVMKNFYKYLSGGLKEIDITLSADLFGMTTWNEDDLNIGQVLGDAGQYFDYVAPMVYPSHYPATFQGYKNPAAHPYEIVYSAMVRGSEKLLAASTTPSKLRPWLQDFDLGADYGITEVRAQKKAVYDAGLTSWMLWAPSNKYTEGALD